CAAATACCTCCATTGCTTTAGTTAAATGTTAGTTCCTCCGAACCCCGATTTATAAAAGAGTTCTGCACATCCAAAACAAGATGACGTGTCAAATTGGATGGAGAGGCAGAGAGACTCTGGAACATCTAAACTCAAATTTCGCAAGTCTCTTTTTCTGACAATGAAGATACAATTAAGCTAACAAGCTGTAGAAgacccaaaaaaaaaactctcaaatgaattcgataactACCATAATTCTTCTGTCGGTACAGCTTTATTCCTTGAGCTTCTATGAATTTATTTCACCTAATGATAAATAACGCAATACAGAATCATTCCTAAccttcattattattatttattatttcatcAATATATTTAAGCTTTAACTACtagatactcacgggaaatttagggtccgctgCTCCCAGCAAGTGTCAATAATACAGACGCAGGGTTTTGAAATGGTCCCAAACCTGAAATCAcgaaaaagaccgttaagagggggccaggagggtgtcctgaagtagcccctccgacgctcaagtcagtgactgagaatatatgaggggagcagctaagggtgctgctgaaaacaatatagtgaataaatcaactgaacactcaaacctgTTATTTATAGGAGGATACATGGgcttgtcttccatttgggctagaGATGGGCCAAGGGTAGTAGGGCCTttgatgggcctgtcttccatgGGGTATCACTACTGGTTTTTCATCACCTTAGTTCtcagattttggggcagcttccTCAGTTGTtgcttcttctttcttttcctCCATGGCGACAGCCTCGGTTGCTGCTGTCTCCTCCTTGGTGGCTACTGGAGCTGGTTCAGACAGATCTACCGAAGTTCCTTCCTTTTTCTCATCTCCATCTTTGTTTTCCTATGTAAATCAATGCAAAAAACAGGAGGACTAAGAGTCAGTAATTTAATGATAAAGAGGAAGGCACAGAATATCTCTTATGTCTGTGATCAACAGAGGTGGAGGTGGTAGAACCATCCTCCATATTTTTCTTTGGCATTTGAATGGTTATATGATACACAATGTACAAATGTGTTTTGAGGCTGACATAGAATTCTAGCTTCCCTCCAAGAGTAAATCTCGGCTCGGTTATCGCAAAGCAAAATAAGAAACTAGCCATGAGATACTCTTAAAAGTAATTGACATGATCCATGTAGATTAAGAATGCTTACCTCTGGAACAGCCTCTGCCTCAGCCTTTTCTGGGACAGCCAAGGTCTCAGCAATAGCTGGGGCCTCAGCAGAGGCAGGTGCTTCAACAGGGGCGGGTGCTTTCTGTTGGGACATCGTGTTCTCACACCCAAGACGAatcggaagtttaaaatttttgttcttgggcgtcgtgtttaaaaacattcataggacgTTTTAGGATTATACCTTTGAACGCTAGACTCCAAACTATACCAGTGTTTAGGCGGATATAGCTCTTCTTGTAAGTCCATACGAACGACTCTTCTCCTTGGATcgtctaattaggtccacgatcgaAGATTGTCTTCTTCGTTTGGTTTGCACCAGAAAATCCAAACAATTTGTGTGTTGAGACTGTAGTCTCCGAATTTCCAAAATTCGGAGGCGGTGCAGCGACGGCGGCACGGCGGTGGAAGGAACACAAAAGTGACCGAAAATTTTCCTTGAAATTTTGCAAGTGGCCgtgtgttttcttgatggaAGATTATTGATAGTTAATCAATAATTAATGTGAAGCTTAATTAAGCCATTAATCCCAAATGACTTGCATTAATTGATATGAATCTTATTCTTCAATTCAATATGGCCGTaccattttcttaaaaaatttatGAGGTGGCCGAGAGTTTCAATGGGAGGGAGGaggtttttgtgtaaaaaaataatggtATTCAATTATGAGTTCTAGCGGGGTATGTATAGAGGTGGACTCCTAATCCCATTAGGAGTCCATCTCCGACAAGCActctaataatttcattatattaaatttctcatataattaatatataatgtatttattaatttttaataatacatgatataataataccatatacacatattttatatcttcgtataaaatatatatgtacattaattaaattaaacaatcattatttaatttataaattaactccttggttaatttaattctagaccCCTCTAGAACATATATGAGAATTTGAGCATATTAGTAGTCATCAATGCTAacataatcatttaattagtaaattccaaattcacaaaaaagataattccgaactcattataacaCCGATCGATGATCCGAAAGCACCGATGTACCAAGGATACAAattttgttcatataatgaaaattcgagtatcaaaatttttatttaccaAATTTGAAACTTACCATATATGGCAGTTACCATATTTGGTAGCTGCCAGTTTTGTAAACTCCTTTACAAAAACAGgcagttccactctccttcctTAGCAACCAAGCTAACTTCCATTTCTTTTATCCtatggaatcagctcataaactcttttataaacTTCTTGTTTGATCTCTATTaaactatagtcgccaaattctaactccttgaaatttgattatctcaacgggaacacagaaCCCGATACTtgtatgaccctcaatggtttagggatacagctagctgtgggttctcatctccatgtgatttagAATAACATTTACTCTAATTCGGGTTTACCCTAATtaacctcattcttttcatcaactccttgatcaagaatgtgaGAACTTATTTTTGATTGCACCCattggatcatggtaagagcgtctagtagcatcgtcccatgatctcctaggtatcactgatagtgcctgcaagaacctttagtcatggttagcgtacaatacggtcccttcaatacatatatcccgatcgaatctgcaaccattggtatatagAGAGTTTCAtgtgaattcgataacgatgttgTTTATCTTTTAGTAGTAATAGTGGCATTgtatgtgcaactaggaaaacaccttttcctaaagcacattttttgttctggccagagactccttgcactatCAAATCACATAGGATAACTTCACCCGTAGGCGAACGATGAATCactgactacaatgcatttgctcctacgtatttcgaaacaacacccaacctcgccacctgatgaccctcgatggagtcggtaaacggatcaaagtgcatgctagtacatatagcccctacattgtcccgggtcaaaggactaatggtgtacaaccataactgcggactattccactcgataagtgagaaccacttggaaagtccgatggAGAGTTGTTCAGTGcgtcatcatatgatcacccatctgtgtgaatggacatctccatgcccttaccaatgaaacatgtcgTTTACATCACAAATGCTAGTCTCAAGTTCGAACAatctttatccttattttaggcaGCTGATTCCACTAGGAATCTGTTTAAAATATACGGTATACTTCCTAATGAGTTCTATGATCTTACGTTGCgacgcagacctcatggtacctattgtatattcaaggactttatctatgcagcttgcatgaatatacagataaagtataatgtcataatcgaataaaatcgtaaaatattattaaaataaagattttttacgttagagtcaataaaagccCTAGCTACAAGTTGGCTTGTCCTCCTTGGTATCCTAGTCCTTGGGTTTGCTCGCGCAGCCTCCCATGATTATTATCGGGTTTGGTGGGACGATTGAGCTAAGCGAGCAAAGAGGGTGGTGCACAAAAAGCTTTTGCTTACTTTAATGCATTTCTTTTTCCTTGTTTTTCGATATTGAGGCTGAATCTTGAAAAAGGAGAGGGTGGAGTTTATATAAGTGTGAAGATGTTGGTACATGGGAGCCAGTTTGTGGACGATCTTTTCGGCTGGCATATTGTTTGGAAAGTGGGAGGCCTTGTTTTAGAAGGTAGTTATTAGGGTTGGAGGATGTTTTTCTTGTTCCAAAAAGGATTTTTGTCGGACTTATGGCTCACAAATACTTTGCTTTATTTAGCTCTTTTTGGAATATATGCTAACAACTGAAATATGTGTGAATTAACTATTATTATACATAATTTGATGACGGTTTTATGCATATTTTATTATCAAATAATggtaattatataatataatgtcaACAACAGATGTGCCACTACTCGACTCACAATTCTTGATGTTCATAAATAAACTATGCATTGATTATGTTTGTTTTTGCAACAAGAAATATCTTAAGGGAAATGGTGACCATTTTTTTAGAAACTGTTAGATGTTACGTTTTGTTGgcttaatttttgaaattattttgataagaaaatttgaaatattgatttgaaaattttggagaTAAGGAGATAATTGAAGGAGATATTTTGGTGTATATATATCTTTTGATCGTTGAAGATGTGCAGAAACatattatattgattgatacgaGAAGATATGATGCAAGATTTGAAAAGATTATATATGTTTTAGTAAGCGAATCATTTGCATCTCATTTTTGCTTCAAATGTTCCTTTTGTCTTATGTAGTTTTCTTCTATTACTAACCTCTGGTCATAAGCTGCATAACTGGGTTGtcttcttttaaaattttaaattacaaGTGGTAAATGACTCCTCCCTGTAGCGTGGTCGGATGTAATTACTTGGATTCCCGTGGCATTTTGGTACGTAAATTCCAGATTTGGTGGTCAGTTTGTACATATTAATGAACCAATATTGTCTGTTTAGCATCCTTTTGTTGCATTTTGATACAGCAGTTGGAAATTTAAAAAGTTAAAGATTTGTTCGTATTAGCATATGAGTGCCATCCTCTGATGATGTAATATGATCGATATGTTTCACATGTCGAATTTAACATTATCTTACATCTGTTTGTCTCTTTTTTCTTTATATTGGCATATAGGCATATGTTCAATAACTAGAGAGCAGCAAATGAATTTGACGCAACTTGAGCAAGAGCTCCACTCCAGTGAGCTAGGCAGCAGGTTTTtccttgttttcttttgttcatTTTATAAATGTTTTCAGTTTTTTCTAGGTTGCCTTTTTTTTACTTAGTGAATGAGTTTTCGTTTGTTGAAGGGGGTATTTATTTCAAGTTCAGGAGATCAAGCTCAATCAATTGGAGGAAACGGTGTGATTATCTCATATTGATCTCTGATGCTTAGGGAGGTGTTTCATTCAAATCTATCGAAGTGTTTTCTGCTAAATGCGTTCGTGTTGCTCAAGAAGAAAAAGGAAATAACTCAAGAGGGTTGTATCACTTTTTTTAAAAGGAGAAGTGGGTATATCATCGCTTGCTCAGTGGCTGGATTCGGAACACATTAGATTGAATTTGTTCTGTGTTTTTTCTGTCTCATTCTCTGAGCAACTTTTAGtttcatgaaaatattaatCTCATGTTTCTAGGTGCGTTTGACATTTGATATTGAATATGTAAGGTGTCTGGAGGACCACAACTGGCAGATTAGTGAGCTTAGAGGCGCTGTCAATTCACATGCTGGCGATGGTGAACTTCGCGTAATAGTGGAGGGAATCACTACATAATATGATGACATTTTTAGGTTAAAAGAGGATGCTGCAACGACCGACATCTTTCATATTTTGTCAAGCATATGGAAGACACCTGCTGAAAGGTGTTTCCTTTGGCTTTGTGGTTTCCGTTCATCTGAACTTCTAAAGGTGTCACATTtgtttattttagttttttgcGTATCCCCCTAGTTTCATCATTAAGCTGATTTTCATTTGTACTGAATCCCTCCTTGTAAATGCCTGGAGCTTTAATTCATTTTGGTTTGTTTTCCCGAACAATATATAAATACATCTCGATTCAGTATTTGCTTAATATCTGGTTGGTAGGATATTGGCCTTCCTGGTTGCAGCTTCTTATAAATCATTTGGAACCATTAACTGAGCAGCAATTATTGGCCATGAACAATTTGCAACAGTCTTCTCAACAGGCAGAAGATGCATTGTCACAGGGAATGGAGACATTGCAGCACTCCTTGGCAGAGACGTTAGCCGGTTCTCTCTGCCCATCGAGTTCATCCGGAAATGTTGCCAACTACATGGGTCAAATGTCCATGTCCATGGGAAAGTTGGGAACTCTCGAGGGCTTCATTCGTCAGGCTTGATTTGTTTTATACTTCTACTGAGAACATTAAACCTTATTGCTTTTGCAATCTTATTTAGGTAAATAGGGGAATGTGTAGGACAAAAATACAATATAGTCTTATAAAACCTATCTTTGGATCTATTTATCTATCTGTTGACCTAACATAAAGTTTATTGCACTTTATGCTTGGATAATGAGGatgaaattatttaaatgaccAGCAAAATAAGTTAGTTATTTTGCTGTAGTCTTTGTGCAAACATGCTTTTAAGGTGAGTCTTCAACAACTTAGCGTTTAAGCAACATGATTGTTGGTTTCAGGCTGACAAATTGCGGCAACAGACAAATGCATCGTATACTGACAACTCGCCAGTCAGCTTGTGCCCTCCTTGCTACTAGCGATTATATCTCTCGGCTTAGAGCCCTTAGCTCTCTTTGGCTTACTCGCCCTCGAGAGTAACATTGTTCTCTAATTGCAGCCATGTTACCAATACGCGGTGTTGAATTCCGATGCAGTGTTCTTCGGTGAATTAATGTAGGAGACTGCTTTGTGCAACTCCGATGTGGTGTATGTGTAATTTCGAATTTGTTAGTTGTATTGATTGTATTACGGTCTAGTTTGATACTGAGTACATAGGTACTTTGAATGTATTCTCATTGGAAATGATGATTCAAATGTAATTTTGTGCTTGAAATTTGAATGAGAAGAAAAAAGGTGGTGTAAAGAGACTGATTATTAATATGTCTAGACTCCTGTATTTTGTGAAGGGGGCCATTTTGATATTGTTTTCTTAATACTGCAATCCACTTGTATACTGGAAAAATGAATCTACATGTTCATCGGTTCAAGTGTGAATAAGCTTGAATTCCCTAGCATAGCGTTGTGAATGTAATTTTTGGGAGAATGTTTGGCATAATCAATTCGACTCGATTTAGTTTGTGATCTCTGCATCATTAAACAATCAATGAAGTTTAGCTTCAGTAATTCAAAATTGATGCCAGTACCTAAATTCACCAAATAAAGGCTAAATAAATATCATAACTTGCCTGGCATTAAAATCAAAGGCTATGGAAGAACTTCCACGGAAGGAACAAAATAAAGAGAATCTTCAGTTGCCAACACTCGGTGTCAGTGCTCCAAAACTCTGATTTTCTCCAGCAGTTTTGCATATGTTGGTGGACATCAGCAGTCACGCGATCACCGGCCGATAATTTATATTGTTCAAACTTCAATTCATCGCACTTTAAAGCAATGTTTTTGCAGGCCCTGATGCTTCCTAATGGAGACGAAAATTGAATTAAGGTTTATGCAAGTATAATATGGTGCATTCAGATCGACCCTATTCTTCTAATCACAAAATTAACATATTTTGAATACCACCAGACATTATAGGATTACCGTTAGATTCAAAAGATAATGGATTCACAACTTACCACTTAAATCAAGCAAGTTGAAAACCACCGGACAGTTTCCTATACTCTTAACCATCGTCGTCGCAGCCCAAACCTTCTGGTACTCCTCTCTGGAAGTTCTAAAAATGCAGACTTTTGTAATTGGATTCACATACTTCACTGCAGAATAACAAAAACTTATCAGGCTTGAAGATGGCAAGTCACAGGCATACAGGCATGTAAACTAAAGATATAATAATCACAACTACTGTTCATTCATGAACTAAACAAACAAAGGAAGAGCAGACACCTTGAAAAGAATTCTGAGACAATGCTAGACCACATTCGCCAAAGTTCGCTTGAATGCTATCTTTGATTGCTTTTGATAGATTGAATTGAGTGATTATAATGGGTTCATCCAACATAAGATCTTTATTAGGATCAAGAAACACCTCCATCAACATGTATCTATTCTTAAACCCCACCATGTCGATCCACCTTCAGGCAAAAAGATAAGTGTTAAACTTAAGATACAACTCCATAAGAATCCCTCGTAGATTTAGATTCCTCTTTGTCAGGCCACGTCCTCCAATCACATTTAATTAACatgcaattaattttttttatcaaaagcaACGTACAAACGTTTAAAAATATACCTAAAAACTCGGACAacaatttatataaaaataactcAAATGACGATCTCAACAAACTCAAATGCACACAAACGAGTGTCGGCCAAGCACAATTGGGCTACGGTCGGCGCCCACTTGCATCGCTTTGGCAAGATTGGGTTGGGCTAGGATGGGTCGGCGCACACTTTCCGACAAAACCTGCGGCCACGACGAGAAAAAAAAGGATATGGCTGGAATCAAGAGGCGACTGCAAAAGGGTTGGGGATCGGGTTGTCTTCTTTTCTATTTGTTATTTCTATGGTATTCAGGAGTTTCCAAGATTTCAACAGGCTGGAAAATAGTGACAAGCCCATTGACTTAAAACTGGTAAAAAATTGCATAATCTATTGACTTAAAAAAAGTCTCTTGACTAAAATGAGCCTCTTAATTAAAACGATCTATCTAATAACTTAAATTTCAAAACTTACTCCTATTTTTGTCAACCGTAGGGGCGACTAGGCGGACGCTTAGTCCCCGCCTAAGCAGCCTAGGCTCTGGTCCGATGCCCGACTAGAGCCTAACGAATTTTAGAACCTTGGATGAAATTATATGTGAATAAATCATCTTTGAActgttaaaataattttataggACGTGGAATAAAATATgaataagcaataacatgtttatttaatttattagtttTGTGATTGAAATTATGATTAATTGATGAATTACAAATTTATCCTCTGAAAACAAAACTCAAGTGAATTACTTTCCCGCTGCCAGACACATCCATTTATTTGTCACAACTCCCTAAAACTACATTTTTACTTATGTGCACTCCTCTCTTTAAACTTAAGTGAACCTCCTTTTCCAATCCAACGAAGATATATGAATTGTTAGTATATCGTTTTCTCGTATATAAGATGTAGCGGAATTTGTAAAATTTTGTTTTGACATTCAAAATATTCTTGGGTGTTGTATGAGTTAAGATCATTAATAGGATACTTAGATTTTATTTATCTTTGCATATTTAACGTTGGCTCCAACTATCCCGGTGTTTAGGTGGGAATAGCTCTTCTTGTAAATCACTATGAACTTTCTTCAACATTTTAATCAGATCTATGATCAGAAATTTTGTTCTTCTCCAAGATTGTATTAGAAACTAGGAGAAATTTGTGTCGAGATGATTGCTGGAATTTTTCAAAAACCAGATGCGGTCGGCTGGTGATGTTGTGGTAGTTTCATGGCCGAGGCTTGTCTAACAAGAGGGAGAGGCGGCTTTTTGAGTTGTGTGAGGGAGAAGAAAATTCTAGCATCTAAAATATTACATccataccaatgaaacatgacatTAATATTATAAATGCTAGTCTCGAAcgacatttattcttatttatGCGGCTGAATAGACTATGAACAAATGTAGAATTTACTGTACACATATTAATAAATTTCATGATCTAAGATGCAAGATAGAACTCACGGTATTAgagtatattcaaggactttactTATGCAGTTTGCATGAGTATGCAATTAAAGTAAATGTCATAATTggataaaatcttaaaatattattaaaataataattgtttttaCATAAGAGTCAATAAAGTTCAAGCCACAGCCCACAAATTGACTCGctgtatatataaattttttgtatAATATGTTATGTGAGTTCACTGTGTCATCTAAATCAAGTTGGTGAAAATgataatgatattatttttagttTGAATTTGTAAAATCGAGattgttatttttattgaataatgtAAAGTATTATTAATTCACATGCAAGTTATTTTCATTCACCAAAACTTTTGGGTatcaatattatttatttttcaaaaaaaaatattaataaattgagttaaaatattttttccattAGTAAGGATATTTGATGTATGATTCATCAAATGAAATGTATAATatcttaaattatttaattttttattaatgtttcataatttttttaaaatgtgtttTTCATATGTTACTTTGGAGAATAAGATATTAATACAATTTTTCTCATTGAAAAGAGTTTGAGTTAAACAATGATTATTTATCGCATCTTTCAATTATGATAAATCATCGAGTttcaaagtctaaattagataaGTTTGGATGAGTTAGTACAGACCATCAACAACAAGTAAACATGTGATTGATATTATTATTGGAATAATTTTATCCTTATCATAGCAAGTGAGCACAACCTAATGTAAGTATTTTTGTGTTATCATTATTGTATTGTTCTCATGCGGTACTCGAGATGAGCCATCGTCAATTTTAGAAAACCGAGAGATACATACAAAATATAGCTAGCACTTCTTAGTTTACCTACACCATATGAGCCCAAAACAAGCTCATAACACCTCTTTTCTTGGCACACCTTGCAATAATCCAAAAACAAATTATACAGACATAGCACATTCAGCACACTGCACATACAATGAAATAAAACAAATTCTAGGCATATTCAACATAAAAAGCAAAAATAAACCAATACATAGTCATAACTCTTCTATCAATTTCAATTGCACTCTGCTCTCACATAGAACCTTCATTAGATCTTTCAAAGGTTAAGGTCGTGATCATATTAGTTCATATTCATCCGAGAACTAACATGGTGGATTGAGATGCAGACATGTACGCAGAAGAACCCTTCAAACCTTTGATACTGGCTAAAGCTTATACGAGGAAAAAAATGGGTTTTGAAATTCAATACGTGAAATTTTCAATCCACAGCATGCTCTAAAGAAACCAACAATGCTATTGTATGTGCAAAGAAAGCTTGATAGTTAAAAAATAAAGCTTTCACACGGATTTTGGTGGTAATGTCTAAtaattttcttcaaaaacaAAATTACTTAACTACGTCTATTATCGCTTACCTAAGTAAGAAGCCCAATCTGGAACCAACGCAGAAAAGTGATGGGTAGAACTGGCAGTACGACGAT
This genomic interval from Primulina eburnea isolate SZY01 chromosome 16, ASM2296580v1, whole genome shotgun sequence contains the following:
- the LOC140816470 gene encoding LOW QUALITY PROTEIN: probable ribonuclease P/MRP protein subunit POP5 (The sequence of the model RefSeq protein was modified relative to this genomic sequence to represent the inferred CDS: inserted 1 base in 1 codon), with amino-acid sequence MVGFKNRYMLMEVFLDPNKDLMLDEPIIITQFNLSKAIKDSIQANFGECGLALSQNSFQVKYVNPITKVCIFRTSREEYQKVWAATTMVKSIGNCPVVFNLLDLSGSIRACKNIALKCDELKFEQYKLSAGDRVTADVHQHMQNXLEKIRVLEH